One Cucumis melo cultivar AY chromosome 8, USDA_Cmelo_AY_1.0, whole genome shotgun sequence genomic window, TGGAAGGCTTAAGGCCAGATAAGTTCACCTACAATTCACTTCTAACTCACTTTTGCAAGACCGGGGACATTAAAAAGGCAGCAGATATAGTTCAAACTATGACATCAAGTGGATGCAATCCCGACATCGTCACCTATGGTACTCTTATCAGTGGTCTCTGTAAGGCAGGAAGAGTTCAGGTTGCAAGTCGGCTTCTCCGATCAATTCAAATGAAAGGGATGGTTCTGACACCACAGGCCTATAATCCTGTCATTCAAGCATTGTTCAAACGGAACAGAACTCATGAAGCCATGAGACTTTTCAGAGAGATGTTAGAGAAATCTGAACCCCCAGATGCAATAACATATAAGATTGTTTATCGTGGTCTCTGCAACGGCGGAGGGCCGATTGGAGAAGCAGTGGACTTCACGGTCGAGATGATAGAGAGAGGAAACATACCAGAATACTCATCATTTGTTATGTTGGCCGAAGGTCTCTATACTTTGTCCATGGATGACACCCTTTTAAAGCTTGTTGATATGATAATGGAGAAAGCTAAGTTCAAAGAGAGGGAGATATCTACTATAAGGGGCTTTCTCAAAATCCGAAAATTTCAAGATGCATTGTCAACTCTTGGAGGTATCTTGGACGATATGTATCCCAGAAGATCGTATCGAGGAAGATGAGAATGAATTGTTGTTTTTACTGCTCATGGAGGTATTTTGTACGAACTAAAAACATTATGTTTTTGTAAATGTAATTGGAAATTAGTAGAAATTTTAGAGGCCAATTTGCTGCCATTGCTATCATATCTAGCTGACTCCATGTAACTTTCCTATACTCTTCCATCGAAGTTTAAGTTTAGATATTGATAGAAACATTTTATTTACTATCGTTATTCTAAAGGCTCTACTTATGGAAGttaaaatttgattatattaCAAATTTGGTCACTGCAATCGAGAATAATTTATTCTCAGAACATTATGTCACCATTGGTAGTCCATGTGTGAATCAGTTGGCCtgaacaaaaaaacaaaattggatGTAAGATGAAGGTGCAATAAGCATTtacaaataatgaaaaaaaaaatgtaaatatagcTTGAATTCAACTTTTATAGTCTATTAATTATAGAAGATACCTCTTATATAAATCTATAAACTATTTGCACAAATTTATGGATGACCAATTTAACTACATTTACAATTCTTCAAAGACAGTTAACAATTCTTCAAAGATGTCATGTCCTAATAGGTGTGAGCTCATTACAATTATCATGAACTAAAAAGTGTTGGCTCAGTGCACTTCTCTATCTTATTctattaattaactaaaatattaCAACTATGAAGTTTTACTATTTCCcttatcaaatttaaaatttcactttaaatttattttaaattaattaatatacatTAACATACCTAGAACTTAAATTAACATCAAACTCAAATTTCAAGAACCaaaatgttaatattttaaattttattgacaaaaataaagAGTCATTTCATACATAGGTtaaattatacattttttttttccttttcttaatttttaaatatcacATGGAGAGGAAATTCCAACCTTCAATCTATTTTATTATTACAAAACCAATTTTGCTAAGTTTAACAATTATTAAACCACCCAAAATAGCTTACCTAGTTTATATTAGCAAAAAGGactcttgcaaatatgacaattatagtatcataaattaggcttatagcacatcatttttacatttgcaaaaataacaaaattgaagcccaacccgcattttaaaaatacaaaattacgAAACTACCATTCAGTCATTACTAATACCagtatatacggttgatacaccaatgtATACCATTGATACACTAATATATACcattgatacaccaatatataccgtcgATACATCTGATTTGTTTTGTTGATGTACTCCTcgtacatttttttttactctctaatactttactgatacatattattagtttaaaacacttaatatgttgttgatacactcaatcaattaaatacacttgaagcactaagaatgatacactttatatatcgttaatacatttattattgtttcctgatacactcgatagatttaatatacttaatcacttgctaaactttattgatgcatattattagtttgaaacacttgatatgttgttgatacatttgctcaactattgatatacttaatcaattaaatacatttgatgcactaagaatgatacatttcatatatcgttgatacacttgtttgtttgctaatacatttgatagatgtaatacacttaatcacttgctaaatttcattgatacatattattagtttgaaacacttgatatgttattgatacacttgtgaaactgttgatacactcaattaattaaatacacctaATGCACTAAGCAttatacactttatgtattgttgatacagttgttatggtatgtttacaatcttaataacatgttgaacatcattatcgcctatagtcaacaaattaaaactgaaagttcaatacatgactcaacttgaatttcagtatgaatcaagttcacaaaataataaaatgatgatatcactccatcaaccaaaacacaatttgttttgtaatccatgTAGTAATGTTactcatcccattgaccactctgaaaaacaattactgtcaatttaaccataactacaatgaactgcaacaattttgagaaaataaaaaacacgtagtaagtatatcagtcaactaatacatataatataagtatattatagcgctgatataaaaaactgatacaaattaaaaaaaaaaaacagaactgaacgtaactaaataaaaccaaactgatctacgaagttcctttcgataaaagatattcggaacaaataaaaagagatgaggaagaacaaatcgtagcccgaattttaataaataatatatgagcaattcaTAGAAATAATATTAGGACTTCAACAAATgagaagaaatacatacataattcttgttttccccgaagaaaaaatgaggagaataggagaagaagacgaggagaagatgataaaaaaaaaccgacgaagagggagaaatataaaagaacgaaattgaagagagaagagaaagacGGTAGAGAATAACGGTGAAGAAGAGACAAAAGAAGAcgaagagaagtaggtgaatatgagaaatggtgaagaagaacgatggaaaagaggcagaagaagacgaagagaaGTGAATATGAGAAATGGTGAAAAAGAACGACATAGAAGAGAAGAAAACGAaagagaacaataaagaaaacaaaaatggcagaaaaaaacaattttggaataatgaaaaaaaataaaataagaaatatcaatcaaaattaaaaaattattatatttgtaaaattgAAAAGATCAGTAGTatattgctaaattaaatttttactGTGTCATCCAATACAATttctcaattaaaaaaaacacaatactataattataaaaatgagagtgatttactataaaaatgaaaaagtgattttttttaCCACCCTACGGATATGACTAACGACCATTtgagtaaaataaactaaaatattgaTTCAATTCGTGGACACAAATCAGGgaagtttttatttttgtggAATTAGCTATTCATCACCTATGTACTTCGTGAATTCCTTCGTAATAGAATATGAAGTTTGGTattacattttataaatattttcacaaATTTGGTAATTCTACTAAATCAAAAAGTTGAAAGGTcaaaacttaaaataaaataaaatgaatggGGAAAAGTAAGATTGAAGAAGGAATGGGAAGCGCACAAATCTTCTCCATTTCAACCACCAATACCTCATCATCAGTCAAAACCTAATCCATCCATCTTCTTCCTTCTAAAATAATTAGCTCATCCATTAAACCAAACCCTAATCCTCACTCACACCCACTCCCCAATCCCTTTCCTCTTCTCCTATTTCTTTTCCCATACTCCCTCCTCAAAAATCCAATGAAAAACATGCTCCGCTTTCTCTACCGCCGTCTCCGATCTCGGTGGCCGCTCCTCGTCTTCTCCGCCTCCTGGACCCTTCTTTTGACGCTCACCGTCGCCGCTGCCTCCTTCGCGCCCGAACTCGCCTTCGCTTCGGCTATTTCTCCGTCCTCGTCTTTTGCTGCCGAGTGCAAGTCCGATGGTTTGGTTAGGGTTCCGATGGATATTCCGGGAGATGTTCTTTGCGTTCCGGATCGTTTGTTTAGAAAATCGGGGATTGATTTGATCGTTCCTCCTATTTTTGCCGCGGTTGTAGTGGCTGGTTCCGCTTGCTTTGTTAGGGCTTTGGGCCTATGGGCCGACGACAATGATGATGCCCTTTAATGTGCCTCTTTTGGGCCTACTTTGAGCATTTCTTTCACACCTTGCAAATATTGACCATTTCCTTTTTATGATGATATTTTCATAGTTAGGTCTAGTTTAATTTCTATTATACTTTTGATTCTTAATTGATGACCTTAAAGCGATTTGATTTTGTGAACAAATCCAAGAACAAATCCAACAATTCTAAAGAATCTGCTTTCTGAGTTTATGATTATCTTTAATTTGGTTCGTAAAAAAGCACCCTTGCAAAGGACCAAAAACTAAGAATGGCCTAATTTACTTTGCTTGTTACATTTTCAAGAAGATAAACACAATCTAAAACCATGTAATGGAACTTGACGATTTTATATTGAACTGTAATTGGAATAACAATATGCTTATGCTATATTTTTCTGTGAATTGATACAATAAACTACTAACTATGATGCACCATTTTAACTATATACCAACGTTGAAAACAcctataattttatttatacatGATCAATTGAGGTTCCATCATTTGACATAGGCAACTCATTCTCATTCTTATTGGATTGTGCTATCTTCAAAACTGGAGTTTCTTCTACGTGGCCACCTCCTCCATGTTGTTGAATTATTAATATTGAAGATACTATTCCCTTGCCAGAGCTGGCCAATATGTCTCCCACTGGCCCCAACTCTGCGTGCTCCGCTGGTCGGTCCGCTAGTTTCATCACCAAGCTCGAGGGAACCCGACCTTTCCCGACCACTATTAGGTCGTAACTCATTTCCTTCCCAAGGGCTACCACCCCTTCAACTATCATGTTTGTGCTGCTGACCTCCTTCTCTTTGTACTCAACTGTTGCTTCCCATTTGCTTTTGAATTCTGCCAATGCTGTTTCATCTTGTTCCTGTTTTCCATTGTATTTGTTAATCAGTTTACTCAGCAATTAAATTCGTTTTTAGtccttaaaatttttaaataattaatggtTTAGTCTTTCAACtttgattaaatttattttggttttgaaAAAGTAAACATCTTGCGTATGATATGCATCATTGTTAAAAAGTTATTgttaaaagttatttttaattcaaaattttaataaattagctattaaattttaacacaggtaacaatttagtccaatattttttaatatacaaTAATTTAATCAATTGTGTAACATTTTAGTTGTTTTCATACAAAACTTTTTCAAACttatttgtcatttttattatttaacgatcaaatttttataatttgtaAAGAAACTTACCCCTTGATTAGTTTATCAATCTACTTGagtaaattatttttgttgatttttaataGTATTTTTATGATAAAGATTAAATCATGgaacattgaaaaaaatagtaaattattaaatataataaatttggattttataaatagtttcatttcTTATACTATTTATagtaattttctttaaatttaaattattataaattatgaGGTGCTTTGACTAAAttgataattaatttattaagttttgttataatttttagAGTAGAATTACAAAATTGTTGTGTTTTACTaaagaaaaatgatttttaacTCTAATTAATGTAAAATGGAAAAgactaaaaattgaaaaaaagatcgtttttttccatataaaaattgtttaaagATATAGGGAAAAGAagtaccttttctttttcccggTTGATCGGAGTGGTGATGAAGCTATAATGGTTATCGCTTGATTTCGAGTGCGTCGGACGCAAAATGACATTACTACCCTCCATACCATCCGCCGACGACGGCCGAAACCTAACCACCGTCACCTTCACCGCCGGATGCTCCGCCATCCGGCCACCCAACTCCAGCGCCTCCCGATCATCTGGCCcaccaaaaaacaaaacacaaatcCTTTGACCCACACAAATCATAGGCCCAGGCCCAGGCGTCTGGGCCACACCGGCCCCAAATCCCCGGTCCACAAGAACCGCCACAGAGCAAGGCGCATTCTTCAAAACCCGTTGGTTCACAACTCTCCAACCATGGCCCACATTCTCCTCCACCTCCTCCTCCGCCCCATCGCCGCCGCCAAATGCCCTCCAATTCCGATGAAACGGCAAGATAATCATCGTAACCCTCTTGTCATCCGCGACGTGGCAGATATCCTCATGCATGGTAGCTAAGGAAGAGACGGCCGTAGTGGGCCGAACCTTGACTCGGCCCAATTGGCTATAGGCCTGAAAGGCCGCAGCCATTTGGTCTCGCCACTCGCTGGCCTTGCGGAACCGGGCGAAGAAAGGGAAGCCGTTTTTGCGGGCGCGTTGGACCATCATGATGGAAGAGGATCGCTCGGTGAGTTCGACCAAGTGCATTACGAAGAGTTTGAGGGAGGAATTTTTGGTGCTGCGAGTTGACTCGGTCAGTGTGATGAGGGACGGCACGTTGCCGGAGCTGTGGACACAAGCGAGGATCCGGAGCTCGTCCTCGACGGGGGAGTCATTGGCGGAGAGGTCTCGAAGTTTACGGTGGGTAGGTGGGGTGGAGCCACCTCGGGCTGGCTTGTAAACTGCCATCACGGTGGGGGTGGTGATGAATGTTGTGAATAGTGCCATTAACACTAATATGGCGAACACTTCGTCGTTTAAAACCTGTGTTTGATCAAGGGATTGAATTGGAAAAAGAGATCGATCAATGTTCATATTTACTGCTTCTCATCAAATAAAGTTAGATTTTAGGTTAAAGGTGAAATTGGTTTTTGAGATAATTatcaaacaaaataattaaaataggGATGTAGGGATCATATTTTGTTTAGAAGGGTTAAAAAATGAAGCAAGCAAAGCCTCCAATTGAGAACATGTGTATGTCCCTTATGGTGTTGTACTTCATTTTGTTTGTGACAATATTGTTTTAGGACAACACAACAGTTTTAAAACCAAACATGTCTACTTTCAATTCCATGTAACCTGCCGTTTATTTTGGTCTTACATCAtacattatttttatattttaacttTATTGGTTTATTGAAAAATGACGAATCAaatcattaattaataaaactatggtttttttttaaaaagaataattaaaaaaaaaaaaaaaaaacaagcaaACCATTAACAGGTAAAAACCCAAAGTATAATTCccctaaaattaaaattataaagttGCCTATGAAGCTAAACATATTTCTCTTAATAAAAGTAATACAAGATGTTTCAATTGAACACTCCctaaaatttttcaatttagGTTGCATTTACTTGCAAGGAACTCTATCCTTTTGTCTGACCTCTAATTCAATATCCActtacacaatttttttaatacaagttaagagaaaaaaaaaatgagctaaattatatattatatattttaaacatGCAGGTCAAGGAAAAACAAacttaaatttgatttaaaagaAATGTTTATTTTTCTCGACCTACATTTCCATATCCATCACTTTCTTCAAGGTCCAAATTGTTTTATATTgttattgtttaatttaaaattttcaaacttattattattataattagttATGGTATGGATATTCAAATTATGAATCGATGACTTGATCCATCCAAATTATTCAACTTAATTGTAAGAATTGGATTAAATAACATCTCATATACAGGGTGTAAGTGAAAtataagttttattttaaaatgtgaTTTATTTTCAATGAATAATTAATCAAGAatgataatttaatttttttaagtgCTTAGAAACTCTATTTTAGTGTTTAATTAACAATCctttttgtaaaataaaattgcattccaaacatatataaactttcaaatgtataacttattcttttaaaatataatttaatgtCTTTGTTATTTGAAAAAGTTGTTACTAAATCTCTTGGGTTCTAAGTTTAGCATCTTAATGAGTCAACTTGTGAATGATAAAGATAAAACTATTTACATAATATTAGGAAAAAAATGTATTTAGAGAAAAAATTTCTctatataaaaaagaattgatagAGGTTTCGAATCCAATGATTACTgcaaataaaattttttttacatgaaagtaatttaattttaaattttaaaaaaatttaaactaatCGGTGATTAATTGACACTACATCACTGTTTAAAATATCaatgttttaattttatgaaaattttgatgaaaatattgaaaaaaatgatgATCGATACAGgaaaacaaatgaaaatattgacgaaataatttttctaattttaaatgaaataaaaataaataaattagcgAACCtttttaactcatttttaaaaataggattaaaccttttgaaaatttagtaaatgtaattatatttttaataaaaatatgtaaaaaaaatagagaaattgtTGTAGATAACAAGGAAAAAgttaaactatttataaaatagagtgagaaaaaatttaaatcaaCTATACAAAGTTtgatggaatttttttttttgttagtttcgatatttaactattttaaagaaaaaaacgcaaaaataatattttgaagaCTTGAGAGTGAAAAATACATTTTCTctgttttattttaataaatttaaagaaaactaACCTTTTTCTCCTTCCCAATATTGAGGACAATGAGTTCAACCAAGCCCTTGGTATTCATAAGCACACCCAACGCCAGCGCCTCCCTCGTCGGAATCAAAAACACCATCGCCGCCACAAACGTCGCCAGAATCTTACCGGCGCACGCCGTCGATATAACCAGCGCCAACAACCCCCAAGCTTTCCCCCCTTTAATTTTGGCCACATCCGTCTTTAATCCACTTGAAGCAAAAtacagaggaagaagaagacccGAAACGAAATCTTCAATTCTCTCAATCAATCTCTCTGCAAATCTTCCCCCTTTTGGAATCGTCAATCCAAATATAAATCCCCCAAAAATGGAATGAATTCCGATCAAATCCGTCACAAACCCCGAAACCAAAACCCCCACCAATGTCAAACAGATATACGCCTCGTCTACGGCATCGTGCTCGTACGTGCATCGACGCGCCACCCATTTCATTCCGGGACGAGTGACCACCATCATGAAAACCACAAACCCGGCTCCTGAAAGTAACACCCACACAGAAACCAATGGACTCTTCTCGGATCCGCCTTCGCCGCCGTTGCCGGCTAAGGCAACGGCGAGTGCCAGGAGGATCCAAGCGGCTACGTCGTTGAATGCGGCGGCGGCCATAGCTGTTTCCCCAACTTGGGTGGTGAGGAGCTTTAGCTCTGCTAAAATGCGAGCTAAAACAGGAAAAGCAGTGATGGATAGAGCGACACCCATGAATACAATGAACTGACCGTAACCAACTTTGTCAGCGCCATCGACGGTTTTACGCAGGACGAAGGCGACACCTATGCCAGAAAAGAATGGGACGGAGATTCCCGCTAGAGCAATTCCAAATGCTCGTTTACCGCTACGACGAATGGAGGACAAATCGAGTTCGAGTCCAACGAGGAAGAGGAAGAACAACAGACCAATACTGGCGACTGATTCGAGAATGGGAGTACTCCATGAGGGGAAAATGTGGTTTAAATAAGTTTTGTTACGTCCGAAAGCGGATGGACCCAGTAGAATCCCACCCTGAAATTGGAAAATTAGAGGTCAAAGAAGAGAAGAGgtagtgatatatatatatatatacacatatcagaaaagagagaaaggaaTGAACTTACGACGATTTCGGCGATGACTTTGGGTTGACGGAGGGGTTTGAGGAGGAGGGCGAGGAAGCGAGTGAGAACGAGGATGAGAACGGATTGAAGGATTAAGAGAGGGAAGGCGAAATGGAGGGGATTGTCACCTTGCCATATGCCATTGGAGGCAGTTTTGATGGAGCTTATGTTCATGTTCGTGTTCATGTTcttcaaattttgttatttagaaAGGAActatgttttttatttggtcATTCTCTTGAATTTGTTAATGGGGAAGGCAAAGAGAATGGTATTGAATTAGATACCATTTATAGAACAAACTTTGAgactaaaatttatttaaataatccactttttttttccttgtctCACTCTCTCTCACATAAGTCATAGGTGCTTagtactctttttttttttttttttttaatttaaattttcaatttgatttaatttttctaatttattgtCATTACTTTTGGATGAAATGAAGTTGGTTTTACCCGTCATTTTGTAGCTTATTCAATTGTCTAACTATGATTTGTCATGtggtattattattattatcactaaaaaactaacaaataacaaattttATAAGTTATAAATTAATTACTTTACAACAAGTAACATATAAATTCtgaattaaataaaatagatattgGTAGGCTGATAAATCCAATGGAAAAACATTCACATTACATAAGCAAATTAATTTCGATTGTTCCTAAAAGAACTTTGTGTAGTAGATAAGGTGTAATATTGAGTAATATAGTTTTCAAAGTATATAATTAAAAGGTCAAGACGACCGTGAAAACAAATATAGGAATGTAATTAAATCAAGATAAGGTTTTAGGTTTTTTATTCTTTCCTCAATTATATTTTTCCTATAAAAATATAGGAAGGGAAGAATATgtataattcaattttaaaattaaactctCCTTTTAAACTAAATGGTAGGTTtggataatatatatttaaacaattttttatttaaaataatttctcaagaataaaaaaatataataaaaccaTAATAAGTATTTAACGACAATATACTTAAACATCAAATACAACCAATCAAAATACTCGAAATTTTATCAAatatgtcaaaaaaaaaaaaaaagaatagtttATCCAAACTATCCATCAAAATGGAAATTTTCTATAATTGTGACAAATTTTTGTATAACATTTTCATTCACAATAAAATTTTTAAGCCTATATTGTAgtgattaaaaataattaatgaaaattGTACATCAATATAATAATAACCATACAATTACAAGATGATTTCCCCAAAACTACATACCAACTTGAAGCCTTAAATAGCTGACCCTTCAATATCATCAATTTTCCCTTTTCAATGTTTATCTTCTTCCATTTGCTACTTTCTTATTTCTttcataaaatttatatttatataaggTAAGAGATAAAGTTGAAGATGGATTGCTCATCTTTGACTATGATAATTTTTATCTTCATATTACACACTTAAAAATTAGGTCTATCACATCCAAATTTTCTATCTTAAATGTCgataaattaatttacctaaatcaaaattaaaaatacatatattttcttaatttttgaaaaaatcgtGAAATCAACTGATTTTTATAATCTTAAAAAACGAACAAAAGTTTATTTACAATTCCATGGCAG contains:
- the LOC103490056 gene encoding cation/H(+) antiporter 20, yielding MNTNMNISSIKTASNGIWQGDNPLHFAFPLLILQSVLILVLTRFLALLLKPLRQPKVIAEIVGGILLGPSAFGRNKTYLNHIFPSWSTPILESVASIGLLFFLFLVGLELDLSSIRRSGKRAFGIALAGISVPFFSGIGVAFVLRKTVDGADKVGYGQFIVFMGVALSITAFPVLARILAELKLLTTQVGETAMAAAAFNDVAAWILLALAVALAGNGGEGGSEKSPLVSVWVLLSGAGFVVFMMVVTRPGMKWVARRCTYEHDAVDEAYICLTLVGVLVSGFVTDLIGIHSIFGGFIFGLTIPKGGRFAERLIERIEDFVSGLLLPLYFASSGLKTDVAKIKGGKAWGLLALVISTACAGKILATFVAAMVFLIPTREALALGVLMNTKGLVELIVLNIGKEKKVLNDEVFAILVLMALFTTFITTPTVMAVYKPARGGSTPPTHRKLRDLSANDSPVEDELRILACVHSSGNVPSLITLTESTRSTKNSSLKLFVMHLVELTERSSSIMMVQRARKNGFPFFARFRKASEWRDQMAAAFQAYSQLGRVKVRPTTAVSSLATMHEDICHVADDKRVTMIILPFHRNWRAFGGGDGAEEEVEENVGHGWRVVNQRVLKNAPCSVAVLVDRGFGAGVAQTPGPGPMICVGQRICVLFFGGPDDREALELGGRMAEHPAVKVTVVRFRPSSADGMEGSNVILRPTHSKSSDNHYSFITTPINREKEKEQDETALAEFKSKWEATVEYKEKEVSSTNMIVEGVVALGKEMSYDLIVVGKGRVPSSLVMKLADRPAEHAELGPVGDILASSGKGIVSSILIIQQHGGGGHVEETPVLKIAQSNKNENELPMSNDGTSIDHV